From the Hordeum vulgare subsp. vulgare chromosome 1H, MorexV3_pseudomolecules_assembly, whole genome shotgun sequence genome, the window gcACGCTCCTCCCCCATCCTCGCCAccagctcccccctcctcctcctccacctacccAACGCATCGCGCGGCGCGGCTGCGGCGACGGCCCTTCTCCGGTGGTGAGCGCTACCCCCCTGATCTGATATGTATTGTCTGCAACTCTGCATCTCCGGTTCATTCGTTCGTCCTGATGGATGGATGGGCGGGTGGGCGGATTCGTCGTGGTCGCTAGGGGGGAAATCGGATCGTTCTTGGTCGGCTGCTGGGGCAGTGCTGGAAGAGGGATTTGTCTTGCTGCTCTGCGCCGGCGGAGGTCCCGGGGCGGCGGAAATGGCGCCGTTCCGGTTCCCGGCGCGGATATTGGTTCCAATCATTGCACGGGCGGGAGGGGAGCAGATTTCAATTCTTTCCTGTTATTGACGCTGTGGATGTTCCTTTTTCCGCTCGATTTGGATATTAATATTATTATGGCGGCGTAATTGGTACGGCTCCAATCATGGCCGATTGGAAGGACTGTTTTTAATCTCTCAGCAATCTGAAAATGTTCCTATTCTCAAATCGTTCCTAGCTTTCAGGAGCGGAAAGTTGCATCTTTTTTAACTCAAAAAATGTTCTTCGTTTCCTGTACTGTCTCTGATCACCAACAGAACAGAGTAGCCAAGAGCACCAGACATCATGAGCGGAGGCGTCGAGCCGGAGACCCCACCCagtagcggcggcggcggcgccaccGGTAGCCCCATGGCCCGCAAGCCGCCGCGTCACCAGCTCACGGCCATACGCCACTGCGCCAGCAGTGCGCGCATAGCCGCGGCCTCCACAGACCTGGTAACCACACTGACTATCCCCTCCGGCTCATTGCCCGGCCATTTCCTCAAACTACTACGGTGCTTCTCTTTTGTTTTCTTGCAGGGCTTGGATTCGGGGACGCTGAGCTTGATCTCACCCACAGAGATCCGTCCCAGCTTCCTGCCGGTCTACCGGTCTGGGAGCTATGCCAATATCGGGCCGAAGACGTACATGGAGGACGAGCATGTTTGCATCGACAGCCTCATTGAGCACCTCGGAATGCGTACCCCTGCTATCCCTGCACCAGGCGCCTTCTATGGGGTGAGTTGGATTACAGTTACCATAAATTGCGATCCGGCGGTTCCTTGCTGTTCTTGTCTCATTAACTGTTTAACAATGCATGTGCTCATTATGAATCAATGATTTAGTCTGCTGCGACTTCTCTGTGATAATAATACCACCCATTGTGACTTATGTCCACCACTAATGTTGTGATAATAGCTTCTAGGTGTGTTCATTTGCTCAACTTGGAAATCCATGATTACATCGGTTGTGGACGCATGATAGTGGAAATGATTGTACTAGTGTGGTTCAATGATTGCGTTGAGGTGAATCAGTTCAGTATGAGCATTGATAGATGCTTTTAGTTTCATTTCTTATATTTTAGTACAATGAAAACCCCTGCAAACAAAAAGTGTGTTTCTTCAATCATGCTGTTAAGAGAAGGACAAGTAATTCTTTTAAACAGTAAACTGTGGTTTGAAATTTTATATTAGTTTTTTATGCTAAGCTGTGCCCTGTATTCAACTAAAGAATACAGGGCACAGCTtagcaaagaaaaaaaaaactaaagaAAAACCATGCATTGTATAGAAAGCATGTTTGCTGGTTCTTGAGTGCAGGAATTGTTCATTTTATGGGGGTAATTTTGGTGGCATGTCACTTTACCTAGCACAACAGATGTATAATAATACATTTTCTTGACATAATTTGCAGGTGTTTGATGGTCATGGTGGTACAGATGCAGTCTGTTTCGTTCGGAAGAACTTGCTGAAGTTCATAATCGAAGATGGTCACTTCCCCAACAGCATGGAGAAAGCAATCAGAAGTGCATTTCTAAAGGCTGATCACGCGATTGCGGATTCCCATTCTCTTGACCGCAGTTCGGGGACCACAGCATTGACGGCCCTTATTTTTGGCAGGTAAGTTACTAAGTTTTGGTGCTAGTACCAAACCTTTTAATTTTACTGACACATGGCATCCCAAGAAGACACCTGTCAATGttattgtactccctccggtTGGGTTTATAAGTCGGGTACGGGTATGGGCCTTAATTTAAAGAAACATGTGTTAAATGCCACAAAAAATACATTGTTAGATTTGATGTCGAATGAagtttctaaatatatattttttgtgacaTATGACACATATTTTATTAGTAAAATTGAAGACCTAAAGATCCATGCCTGACTTATAAAATCAACTGGAGGGAGTATATCAAATGTTTCTCCAGTTTGTAATAATGTTTTTCATTCACTATACAATATTGCAAGGAGTTAAATTAATCCCAACAATGCCATATCAAAGACTGGATTTAATGGAAGAGTATTCTGAGGGAAGCCTTCAGAATAGACTCTAAATGAGTCCTTCCTATAATCATGTTGACATAGAAAAGAAACTTATTTGAAGGTGGTCGTTGAGTTATTCTTGGTTAGAAGAACTCAATGGGTTGTTGGTTTGGCATTTTTGCGACTTAGTGGTAAATAATTAGACACTGTTCCTTCCCGTTTTTGAAATTATAGAGGCTACTTCATATCCTTTATATCTGTCAGCTACTTCACATTTATTGCTTCAACCCACAATGTCTCAACCGAAACAAGGTTCTTTGCTGTACCTAGCTGTCCTCTGGGCCTCCTTGCCTTTATTAGTTGACGCATTACCAGAGTAGAGCCTGTGTTTGCTATCTTTAGATTGGTTATTTGCATCGAATGATATACTCTCATCCATGTCATTCAATGGTACAGGACATTGCTTGTTGCAAATGCTGGAGATTGTCGAGCAGTATTAGGAAAGCGAGGACGGGCCGTTGAGCTGTCAAAAGATCACAAACCCAGCTGCAAGAGTGAAAAGCTCAGGATTGAGAACCTTGGTGGCATAGTCTTTGATGGCTATCTCAATGGTCAGCTGTCTGTAGCAAGGGCAATCGGTGACTGGCACGTCAAAGGTTCCAAAGGGTCTATAAGCCCTCTCACTCCAGAACCTGAATTTCAGGAGGTTAGACTCACTGAGGAAGACGAGTTCTTGATAATTGGATGTGATGGCCTCTGGGATGTGATGACCAGCCAATGTGCTGTGTCAATGGTACGGAAAGAGCTGATGGCTCACAACGATCCGGAAAGGTGCTCAAGAGAACTTGTTCAGGAAGCGCTCCGACGAGACACTTGCGACAACCtaactgcagtggttgtatgcttcTCAGCCGACCCACCCCCTCAAATTGAGATCCCAAGATTCCGGGTACGGAGAAGTATTTCGATGGAAGGGTTGCATATGCTAAAGGGTGCTCTCGACAGTAATGCCTGACCTCCCTCAAAACATGTCTTCCCTCGCGTAACCCTTTTGTTGTATGATCTTatattatttgttgttgttgttccttgaAGTTTTGCCCAGGTCTCTCGACTATAGGTCTCGGAATAAGTTGTGTAGAATCATGTTCCAAATTTTGTTGAGGTGTAGGCTAATCATTTTGCGAAGGCAAATGCTCTGTTTGTACCGGCTAGCATTTGATTGTCCAGAGTGTAATTGGGCAATGCCCGGCATTCTTATTCTGGTATGAATGACAGATTTTATAGCTGATCAATTTTGCTCTACTCCGAACTTATAACTTATACTGTCTAAATTATGAACTCTCTGTTATCCCCCTCGGATGATAAATGAGAGTAATTTTATGATTATAAACCTGGCAGAGAAATTTACTTTTAATCCTCGCTCTATAACTATTTAGGCCTCCTTTGTTTCATAGGAATAGGAAACTTGCATGAAATGAGATCACATGTATCAAAAATCCTATGAATAGAATTTATTTTATCGAGTCTAGACTCATGTTTATTTTTCTATGAAATGTGAAGGATAGGAACCAATCCTATATAGGAATATGAATCCATTCAAATGAAtcaaatggctttaaagaaagattTATATAAGAATCttatcatatactccctccgttcctaaatgctCCCTCGATATCAAAATAATTATGGTTGGGAAGAACTAGACTATAAGTCTTATTAATTTTTTTACTAAAGACTaaatacaaaacaaaatgagtgaattcagactttaaaatatgtctatatacatccatatgtaatcCTTAGTGAAAACTTAAAAAGAAAAATTTAGTAACAGAAGAAGTAGAATTCCTATGAAATATCTTCAAACCAAAGGAACCGTAACAGTATTGTCTTATGGTAGCATTGTAAGTTCACGCATAGTTTGGATAAATTCTTGGTAAGATAGTAGTGTGGTAGTACCAAGCTCATTGATGGGCCCATGACTTAAcatatactccatccgttcctaaatataagtctttttaggaaTTTCATTAAGAgagtacatacagatgtatatagacatattttagagtgtagattcattcattttgctccgtatgtagtctcgtagtgaaatcttttaaaagacttatatttaggaacgaagggagtagatgTACTCAAACTTGTAAATTTTTTTCTTGCATTGCAACAGTTCCACTGATTCCTCTGCTTGCTTCTCCCTCTCCTGGACCGAGGTCCGTTGGATCTAGAACAAACATCCATTGATGGGCCCATGACTTAACATATAGATGTACTCAAACTTGTAAATATTTTTTTACTTGCATTGCAACAGTTCCACTGATCCCTCTGCTtgcctctccctctcctgctCCGAGGTCCATTGGATCTAGAACAAACATCCCAGATCGAATTCCAGGGACTAGACTTTTTTTTAGT encodes:
- the LOC123437459 gene encoding probable protein phosphatase 2C 47, with the protein product MSGGVEPETPPSSGGGGATGSPMARKPPRHQLTAIRHCASSARIAAASTDLGLDSGTLSLISPTEIRPSFLPVYRSGSYANIGPKTYMEDEHVCIDSLIEHLGMRTPAIPAPGAFYGVFDGHGGTDAVCFVRKNLLKFIIEDGHFPNSMEKAIRSAFLKADHAIADSHSLDRSSGTTALTALIFGRTLLVANAGDCRAVLGKRGRAVELSKDHKPSCKSEKLRIENLGGIVFDGYLNGQLSVARAIGDWHVKGSKGSISPLTPEPEFQEVRLTEEDEFLIIGCDGLWDVMTSQCAVSMVRKELMAHNDPERCSRELVQEALRRDTCDNLTAVVVCFSADPPPQIEIPRFRVRRSISMEGLHMLKGALDSNA